A window of the Brachyspira suanatina genome harbors these coding sequences:
- the kdsB gene encoding 3-deoxy-manno-octulosonate cytidylyltransferase, whose translation MAKITAIIPARYESTRFPKKLTYELLGKPIIIAVYDNVKAAKKIDDCIVATDSKEIMDICEKNNAKAVMTSSDHTSGTSRIIEVAKKIESDIIINVQGDEPLINESVLNPLIDAFDDENVDIATLKTKIDDDSPLIKDENAVKVVTDINNYAMYFSRATIPHKRFDQNISAEYYKHIGVYAFRKDILLKIESLQECKYEMIEKLEQLRWLYNGMKIKVLETKKFLHGIDTREDLEFVQNYLRNFAQSELNNENLYK comes from the coding sequence ATGGCTAAAATCACAGCAATAATACCTGCCAGATATGAATCAACTAGATTTCCAAAAAAATTAACCTATGAATTATTAGGAAAGCCTATAATAATAGCTGTTTATGATAATGTTAAAGCTGCTAAAAAAATAGATGACTGTATTGTTGCAACCGACTCTAAAGAAATAATGGATATATGTGAAAAGAATAATGCTAAGGCAGTAATGACTTCATCAGATCATACTTCAGGAACTTCAAGGATAATAGAAGTTGCTAAAAAGATAGAAAGCGATATTATTATAAATGTACAAGGTGATGAGCCTTTAATAAATGAATCAGTTCTTAATCCTTTAATAGATGCTTTCGATGATGAAAATGTTGATATTGCCACTTTAAAAACAAAGATAGATGATGACAGCCCATTAATAAAAGATGAAAATGCTGTTAAAGTTGTTACTGATATAAATAATTATGCTATGTATTTTTCTAGAGCAACAATACCTCATAAAAGATTCGATCAGAATATTAGTGCTGAATACTATAAACATATAGGAGTTTATGCTTTTAGAAAAGATATTCTATTAAAGATAGAAAGCTTACAAGAATGCAAATATGAAATGATAGAAAAGCTAGAACAATTAAGATGGCTTTATAATGGCATGAAAATAAAAGTTTTAGAAACTAAAAAATTTCTTCATGGTATAGATACAAGAGAAGATTTAGAATTCGTTCAAAATTATTTGAGAAATTTTGCTCAAAGTGAATTAAATAATGAAAATTTATATAAGTAA
- a CDS encoding PTS sugar transporter subunit IIA: MISLNDVEKYINNSYVILDLKADNKEEAISEMLIYSEANGLRINISQIIESMYKKEDIISSGLGYGVAFPHVRTNQVEDNDIIFAVSKKGLNYSALDKKPVHLLTMFLTNKNSNEKYLGLLSLFTKISRMSMYPVVLLESKTIEEFKGKLIEISREMLNTK; the protein is encoded by the coding sequence ATGATTTCATTAAATGATGTTGAAAAATACATAAATAATTCTTATGTTATTTTAGATTTAAAAGCTGACAACAAAGAAGAAGCTATAAGTGAAATGTTAATATATTCTGAGGCTAACGGACTTAGGATAAATATATCTCAAATAATAGAATCTATGTACAAAAAAGAAGATATTATAAGCAGCGGATTAGGTTATGGTGTAGCTTTTCCGCATGTGAGGACTAATCAAGTTGAAGATAATGATATAATATTTGCAGTATCAAAGAAAGGATTAAACTATTCTGCACTTGATAAAAAACCTGTACATTTACTTACAATGTTTTTAACCAATAAAAATAGTAATGAAAAATACTTAGGTTTGCTTTCTTTATTTACAAAGATTTCAAGAATGAGTATGTATCCTGTTGTATTATTAGAATCAAAAACAATAGAAGAATTTAAAGGAAAATTAATAGAAATTTCCAGAGAAATGCTTAATACTAAATAA
- a CDS encoding DUF2142 domain-containing protein, translated as MNNKHLFFKIYLVFIVTLLISIMILSLLGKKERIGYLSEFKFDENHINKTLELNGFNVDKTKKIFTSNNVVDNEALTDYIFTNKSITNYSYGFRVKYYDKIFRNSDIYGVYIDTNKIIQNNYFIKEINIDENGSPFGNLVATKIIDFEKIDSIYYTLSIKPIIIIVFLFLYIFLAFFYYKFFLFEKIYKYIVCIILLMYIFLLLYVYRLNILYIKSLIIFGLEIIFIFYNCKNISKLNNINIVNKITILVSILSLIFVMHINIFIKINLNIKYNILFIYFNIFYIILGIFIIKKFNLINLKNIIYIIIFVLLFNINLSYNYLNLYNNSAKFMIFFIYSFILSSFFFVFYSYSEYKQMKIEKIFLVSFTIIGLSYMVLLPYLETPDEGNHFLRSYEISQGHLISDKNDKNYGGRTFESNIVNMTHRISSYNNLISNILKQNTVSSEMKFIEFPNTALYSFISYIPQSLGIALGNIFNLNYLKSAYLGRLFNFIFFVILTYLSIKYVPLKKISLYIIMFFPMVLQETISLAVDPIVIAASSLLIAICLNIKYRDKYITIKEIILLYILVIFISGSKITYLPICFILFIIPKTKFKNNKFIIILPIIILSILINFIWLKFSINYSNIKWTNTINEKEQIHFVFNNIFQYCIIFVNTILKEFFTNIKSMIGKDLSWFDISIPNASYYIFLFLLVIILVFDNKVYINELKIKLVLFFIILISIGLILSALYVSWTPVGNNIIIGIQGRYFLPILFYILILLSNRFLKLDFELIKNYIFIIIIMNNILVLNKIFITFYK; from the coding sequence ATGAATAATAAACATCTATTTTTTAAAATATATTTAGTATTTATTGTTACATTATTGATATCAATAATGATATTAAGTTTATTAGGTAAAAAAGAAAGAATAGGATATTTATCAGAATTTAAATTTGATGAAAATCATATAAATAAAACTTTAGAATTAAATGGATTTAATGTAGATAAAACTAAAAAAATTTTTACTTCTAATAATGTAGTAGATAATGAAGCTTTAACTGATTATATATTTACAAATAAATCTATTACAAATTATAGTTATGGTTTTAGAGTTAAATACTATGATAAAATTTTTAGAAATAGCGATATATATGGAGTTTATATAGATACAAATAAAATTATTCAAAATAATTATTTTATTAAAGAAATTAATATTGATGAAAACGGAAGTCCTTTTGGTAATTTAGTTGCAACTAAAATTATAGATTTTGAAAAGATTGATAGTATTTATTATACTTTATCTATAAAACCTATAATAATAATTGTATTTTTATTTTTATATATATTTTTAGCATTTTTTTATTATAAATTTTTTTTATTTGAAAAAATATATAAATATATAGTTTGTATAATATTATTAATGTATATATTTTTATTATTGTATGTTTATAGATTAAATATTTTATATATTAAAAGTCTAATAATATTTGGTTTAGAAATTATATTCATATTTTATAATTGTAAAAATATTAGTAAATTGAATAATATCAATATTGTTAATAAAATTACTATATTAGTATCTATTTTGTCTTTAATTTTTGTAATGCATATTAATATATTTATTAAAATTAATTTAAATATTAAATATAACATACTATTTATATATTTTAATATATTTTATATAATTTTAGGTATTTTTATTATAAAAAAATTTAATTTAATTAATCTAAAAAATATTATTTATATAATTATTTTTGTATTACTATTCAATATAAATCTCTCATATAATTATTTAAATTTATATAATAATTCTGCTAAATTTATGATATTTTTTATATATAGTTTTATATTATCTTCTTTCTTTTTTGTATTTTATTCGTATTCAGAATATAAGCAAATGAAAATAGAAAAAATATTTTTAGTATCTTTTACAATTATAGGTTTATCATATATGGTTTTATTACCATATTTAGAAACTCCAGATGAAGGAAATCATTTTCTTAGATCTTATGAAATATCTCAAGGTCATTTAATTAGTGACAAAAATGATAAAAACTATGGCGGGAGAACATTTGAAAGTAATATAGTAAATATGACACATAGGATTAGTTCTTATAATAATTTAATATCAAATATATTAAAACAAAATACAGTATCTAGCGAAATGAAATTTATAGAATTTCCCAATACTGCTTTATATTCATTTATATCATATATTCCTCAATCTTTAGGTATAGCTTTAGGAAATATTTTTAATTTAAATTATTTGAAGTCAGCATATTTAGGACGATTGTTTAATTTTATATTTTTTGTTATTCTAACTTATTTATCTATAAAATACGTTCCATTAAAAAAAATATCATTATATATCATTATGTTTTTTCCTATGGTATTACAGGAGACTATATCATTGGCCGTTGATCCAATAGTTATTGCAGCTTCTTCTTTATTAATTGCCATATGTTTAAATATAAAATATAGAGATAAATATATTACTATAAAAGAAATTATACTGCTATATATTTTAGTAATATTTATATCGGGTTCAAAAATAACATATTTACCGATATGTTTTATACTTTTTATTATACCTAAAACTAAATTTAAAAATAATAAATTTATTATTATACTTCCAATAATTATATTGTCTATCTTAATTAATTTTATATGGTTAAAATTTTCAATAAATTATAGTAATATTAAATGGACCAACACTATTAATGAAAAAGAACAAATACATTTTGTATTTAATAATATTTTTCAATATTGTATCATTTTTGTTAATACAATATTGAAAGAATTTTTCACAAATATTAAATCTATGATAGGAAAAGATTTATCATGGTTTGATATAAGTATACCAAATGCATCATATTATATTTTTTTATTTCTTCTTGTAATAATTTTGGTGTTTGATAATAAAGTATATATAAATGAATTAAAAATAAAATTAGTTTTATTTTTTATAATACTTATTTCTATTGGATTAATTCTCTCAGCTTTATATGTAAGTTGGACACCAGTAGGAAATAATATTATAATAGGAATACAGGGAAGATATTTTTTACCAATATTATTCTATATATTAATATTACTTTCTAATAGATTTCTTAAACTAGATTTTGAATTAATAAAAAATTACATATTTATCATTATAATAATGAACAATATATTAGTATTAAATAAAATATTTATTACTTTTTATAAATAA
- the gpmA gene encoding 2,3-diphosphoglycerate-dependent phosphoglycerate mutase — protein MTKVVLIRHGESVWNKENLFTGWADVTLSEKGIEEAKAGGAELKKAGFTFDKAYTSTLTRAIKTLNLVLEEMGLLWIPVDKCWQLNERHYGALQGLNKSQTAEKYGEDQVKIWRRSYDTPPPALEKSDERYPGHDPRYKNLSEKELPLTECLKDTVARVVPFWENVILPDIKAGKKIIIAAHGNSLRALVKYLDNISDADITELNIPTGMPLVYELDDNFKAVNKQYLGDPEAVKKAMEAVANQGKKK, from the coding sequence ATGACAAAAGTTGTTTTAATTCGTCATGGTGAGAGTGTTTGGAACAAAGAAAATCTGTTTACAGGCTGGGCAGATGTTACATTATCAGAAAAAGGAATAGAAGAAGCCAAAGCAGGCGGAGCTGAGTTAAAAAAAGCAGGATTTACTTTTGATAAAGCATACACTTCTACACTAACTCGTGCTATCAAAACTTTAAATTTAGTATTAGAAGAAATGGGACTTTTATGGATACCTGTAGACAAATGCTGGCAGTTAAATGAAAGACATTACGGAGCTTTACAGGGATTAAACAAATCACAAACAGCTGAAAAATACGGAGAAGATCAAGTAAAAATTTGGAGAAGAAGTTATGATACTCCGCCTCCAGCATTAGAAAAATCTGATGAGAGATATCCTGGACATGATCCGCGTTATAAAAACTTGTCAGAAAAAGAACTTCCTCTTACTGAATGTTTGAAAGATACAGTTGCAAGAGTAGTGCCTTTCTGGGAAAATGTTATACTTCCAGATATTAAAGCAGGTAAAAAAATCATCATTGCTGCACATGGTAACAGCTTAAGAGCTTTAGTAAAATATTTGGATAATATTTCTGATGCCGATATCACTGAGCTTAATATACCTACAGGAATGCCTTTAGTTTATGAGCTTGATGATAATTTCAAAGCAGTTAATAAACAGTATTTAGGAGATCCTGAAGCTGTTAAAAAAGCTATGGAAGCCGTAGCAAATCAAGGTAAGAAAAAATAA